In Gigantopelta aegis isolate Gae_Host chromosome 14, Gae_host_genome, whole genome shotgun sequence, the following proteins share a genomic window:
- the LOC121387973 gene encoding serine/arginine repetitive matrix protein 1-like, which produces MFAVKLGIICTCFNAMVSAQNATVAEYDIMSDLSKAFISAGVLASALIISLIIAKIVDHCYDRASIRDDASDISEHTRNLIRARLAVRNFRAPPKKGTENKNKDLKHKKLLRLWSAKAHAKSGSYPRVPQLSEITESTEKKSQDIVINIEGVEETEKSVIKHKEETLEKEKALEKEKALEKEIALPKVTFLTETDASGKRTDISKPSVTPSSAAKSSKTKEETIVHKQNESFSSTHTDGELPGTPLSTKRDGDRSKSSSPNKRSPPRGLSPPLRPKTAPSGRPIKGSRPPKNGQSKHFDGKEPTGKSVLQKGISFSGSSKRTDVVSPAGIHGWKSSSFTSRPAYNVVSPASAGAGKSRTISPNGKSGSVSARFASASVPKPGQSHLRPAISTPRAAADNGSKVKQVSGKTGSQSVVHPIPGTSAPVTHSGRVSPTKNVSINKPQTSNQSPRTAEEPGKEDIHLKKFVQFRGDSDDLLELVQNEGKAKVETKSYEKEQGASSSPEYEFLANTKTAAEKG; this is translated from the coding sequence ACGCCACGGTTGCTGAATATGATATTATGAGTGATCTGAGTAAAGCTTTCATTTCTGCCGGCGTTCTTGCTTCAGCTTTAATCATCTCCTTGATCATCGCCAAAATCGTCGACCACTGCTACGACAGAGCCTCAATTCGCGATGACGCTAGCGACATCAGTGAACACACGCGAAATCTCATTCGCGCGAGACTTGCAGTTCGGAACTTCCGAGCACCGCCGAAAAAAGGAACCGAGAATAAGAACAAagatttaaaacacaaaaagcTTTTACGTCTGTGGTCGGCCAAGGCACATGCAAAGAGTGGGAGTTACCCACGTGTGCCGCAACTGTCGGAGATTACTGAGTCTACGGAGAAAAAGTCACAGGATATTGTTATTAACATTGAAGGAGTCGAAGAAACGGAAAAATCTGTGATTAAACACAAAGAAGAAACTTTAGAAAAAGAGAAAGCTTTAGAAAAAGAGAAGGCtttagaaaaagaaatagcTTTACCGAAAGTGACGTTCCTAACGGAGACGGATGCTTCAGGTAAAAGAACAGACATCTCTAAACCTTCTGTTACGCCGAGTAGCGCAGCAAAATCTTCAAAAACTAAAGAGGAAACGATCGTACATAAACAGAATGAAAGTTTTTCGAGCACCCACACAGACGGAGAACTTCCAGGAACTCCGTTATCAACCAAACGAGACGGAGATCGCTCTAAGTCTAGCAGTCCAAACAAGAGGTCCCCGCCCAGAGGTCTCTCTCCACCGTTGAGACCCAAAACAGCGCCATCTGGCCGCCCAATCAAGGGAAGTAGACCCCCGAAAAACGGACAGTCTAAACATTTTGATGGCAAAGAGCCCACGGGCAAGAGTGTTTTGCAGAAAGGTATTTCGTTTTCTGGTTCATCTAAAAGAACTGACGTTGTTTCACCAGCTGGTATTCATGGATGGAAGTCTAGTAGTTTCACATCCAGACCAGCCTACAATGTGGTGTCTCCAGCTAGTGCAGGTGCTGGAAAGTCAAGAACCATTTCACCAAATGGTAAATCTGGAAGCGTTTCAGCTCGGTTTGCTTCCGCGAGTGTACCAAAACCAGGACAGAGTCATTTAAGACCTGCCATTTCTACACCACGAGCTGCAGCAGACAATGGTTCTAAAGTTAAACAAGTTAGTGGAAAGACCGGAAGTCAATCTGTTGTGCATCCCATCCCCGGAACTTCAGCACCAGTAACACATAGCGGTCGGGTATCTCCGACAAAAAATGTATCTATTAACAAACCACAGACTTCAAACCAGTCTCCAAGGACAGCGGAAGAACCCGGTAAAGAGGATATTCATCTCAAGAAGTTCGTGCAGTTCCGGGGTGATTCCGACGACCTGTTAGAGCTCGTGCAAAACGAAGGCAAAGCGAAAGTAGAAACGAAGTCTTACGAAAAAGAACAAGGTGCGAGCTCTAGCCCTGAGTACGAATTTCTAGCCAATACAAAGACAGCGGCCGAAAAGGGATGA